Within the Achromobacter spanius genome, the region ATCCACCAAAGCTACATTGCCCTCCAAGGAGCAAGCATGAAGCCCGAAACCCGAACCCTTTACATCGAACGCCTCGACCCCGTTTTGCGTTGGCTTGCCGCCCACCCTGACGCCGACCCTGATCTGCACCAGCTTGCCGACCTGGCTTGCCTGTCGCCGTATCACTTTCACCGGGTCTACCGCGCCATGATCGGCGAAACGGTCAACGCCACCGTCCAACGCCTCCGCATGCATCGTGCCGCGGCGGCCTTGGCGGATTCGCAGGCCTCGCTCAGGGACGTTGCACAACGCGCCGGCTACGACTCCGACGCTGCGTTCAACCGGGCCTTCGGTGCTTTATTCGGCATCCCGCCGGGCCGGTATCGCGCCGCGCGCTCCCAACCCCTAGCCTCCCAGGAGATTGCCATGTACCCCATCGTCATCGAAAACTTTCCCGGCGCCACCTTGGCCGTCCTGCCGCACCAAGGCAGCTACCAGGATATCGGACCCGTCTTCACCCGCGCCTTCCTGCTTGCCCTGGGCCGTGGCATCGCCAACCCCGAATCCACCGGCTTCGGTATCTACTTCGACGACCCCGAACAAGTGCCCGAACGCCAACTGCGTTCGCTGGCCGGCATGGTCGTTCAACCTGATGCCGACCTCGGCGACGAACTCGAACGCTTCGACATCCCCGCTACTCGCTGCGCCATCCTCACCTACACCGGCCCCTACAACGAAATGGCCAAGCCCTACCAATGGATGTTCTCGGAATGGCTGCCCGCCAGCGGCATGGTCCCCGCCGACATCCCCATGTTCGAGCAGTACCTGAACGACCCTCGCACCACCCCGCCCGCCCAGTTGCAAACCCGCATCTGCCTCCCGCTGAAATAGCACCCCACGCTACCCCAGCACGCCCGCCAGGTACTGCCTGAGCCAGGCGTGCGCGGGGTCGTCCTGATATCGCTCGTGCCAGTACAGCGACACCGCAATCGGCGGCAACGTCAGCGGCACCTTCTGCGTCACGATCCGCGCCGCGCCCGCCATCGCCCGCGCGATGCTGGCCGGCATCGTCGCAATCAGATCCGACCCTTCCACAATGAACGGGCAAACCAGATAACTGGACAGCGTCGCCACAATCTTGCGGCTGCGGTTTTGCCCCAACAGGATGCGATCGATCGCCGTACTGAAATAGCGCGTATGCGCCGCCAGATCCAGATGGCCATAGCGCAGGTACGCATCCAGATTCCAACGCTTGCGCAAACACGGATGGCCTTCCCGCACGATGCACACCGCCGGCTCCTGATACAAGAACCGCGTGCGCAGATCCGGCGCCGGATCCGGGAAATAACCCGCAATCAACTCCACATGATTCGTGTCCAGCATGCTCAAGCCATGCTGCGGCCGCGCCGGCACGATTTGCAACTGAAAATGCGGTGCGTCCACCGCCAGACGCGGAATCAGCTTGGGCAGCAAGGTGTATTGAACATAGTCCGTGGCATACAGCGACAGCGTGCGTGACGAATGCGCCGGGTCGAACGCCTCGCGCGTACGCGTCGCGCGATGCCAGCTTTCCAGCAAAGGCTTGAAGTTCTGATGCAGCTCCAGCGCGCGCGGCGTCGGCTGCCACGTGCCGCCCTCGCGCACCAACAAGGGGTCGCCAAACAATTGCCGCAGCCGGTTCATCGCCGCGCTCATCGCGGGCTGGCTGATGTTCAGCGTCTCGGCCGCGCGCGACACGTTGCGGCACGCCATCAAGGCGTCGAAATGCATCAGCAGATTCAAGTCCGGATTTTTCACGGCCGCGCACCTATAAATGGCATCTATACAAATATAAACCTGTAGGACTGCTGTCATTGAAGTCACAGGCCTAGGATGGCCCTGTTGTTGCAGCGAACCAGGACCGGACACGCATGATCCGGCCACCACGAAGTTCTATCAACAAGGGGAAACCAAGCCATGAACCAAGGGCTGATACGCAGTTGCTTCCGCATTGCCGCCGGGGTCGCGTTGTTTGCCGCCGCCGGCACCGCCACCGCCGCGTGGCCGGACAAGGTGATCCGCATCGTCGTGCCGTTTGCCGCGGGTGGGTCCACCGACCTCATCGCCCGCAAGATCGCCGACGGACTGGGCCAGCGCCTGTCCGCCAACGTCATCGTTGAAAACCGGCCCGGCGCGGGCGGCACCGTGGGCACCGAATACGTGGCCCGCCAGCCGGCCGACGGCTACACCATGCTGATGGGCTCGGTCAGCACGCACGGCAGCGCCCCGTGTATCTATTCCAAGCTGCCCTACGACGCCGTCAAGGACTTCACGCCCCTGACCGTGGTGGCCACCATTCCCAACGTGATGTCGGTGAACCAATCGGTGCCCGCCAACACCTTGAAGGAGTTCGTGGCGCTGCTGAAGAAGGAGCCCGAAAAATACTCGTTCGCCTCCAACGGCCAGGGCACGTCCAACCACCTGGCGGCTGAACTCTTCAAGTCCACCGCGGGCGTATCCATGGTGCACGTGCCGTATCGCGGCTCCGGCCCCGCCCTCATCGATCTGGTGGGCGGCCAGGTCAACATGATGATGGACGTGGTGATGACGTCGTATCCCTACATCAAGGACGGCAAGATCAAGGCGCTGGCCGTGACCTCGCCCGAGCGTTCGTCCCTGTTGCCCGATGTGCCCACCGTCGCGGAATCCGGTTATCCCGGTTACGAGGCCATGGTGTGGTTCGGCATGCTGGCCCCCGCCAACATGCCCGAGCCGCTGCGCCAGCAGCTCACGGACGGCCTGGTGCAGACCCTGCACGCGCCCGCCATGAAAACGTACCTGGAACAGCAGGGCGCGCAGGTGTCGGACGTGGCGGGCCCCGCGTTCGCCACGATGATCAAAAGCGAGATCAGCAAATGGTGCGGGGTGGTCAAGCAAGCCGGCATCCGCCTGGACTGATCTTCCCTGGCTCGACCTTTTCTTTGGAACACACGATATGTATCGCATAGGGATAGACGTCGGCGGCACGTTCACCGACTTCACGATGATCGACGAGGACGCGGGCGTGGTGCACTTCCACAAAGTGCCCTCAACCCCGCACGACCCGTCCGAGGCCATTGCCACCGGCATCGGCCAGATGCTGGCGGACCATGACGTGACGCCCTCGCAGGTGTCGCACGTGGGCCACGGCACCACCGTTGCCACCAACCTCATCATCGAACGCAAGGGCGCGCGTGTTGGCCTGATCACCACGCGCGGCTTTCGCGACGTGCTGGAGATCGGCCGGCAGACGCGGCCCCACCTGTACGACTACAGCGTAGGCAAGCCGCCCGTGGCCGTGCCGCGTGAGTTCCGCATTGAAGTGAGCGAGCGCGTGAGCGCGTCGGGAGACGTGCTCACGCCGCTGGATGAAGCCCAGGTGCTGGCCGCCGCGCGGCAATTCGAAGAAGCCGGCATCGAGGCCGTCACCGTCTGCTTTCTGCACGCCTACCGCAACCCCGCGCACGAGCGCCGCGCCGCGCAGATCGTGGCCGAGGTCATGCCGGACGCCTACATCAGCATGTCGTCCGATGTGCTGCCCGAGTTCCGCGAATACGAGCGCCTGTCCACCACGGTGCTGAACGCGGCGGTGGGGCCGAAGATGGCGCGCTATCTGGAACGCTTCCTGCAACGGGTGCGTGACCTGGACATCAGCCACGAGCCACACACCATCCATTCCAACGGCGGCTTGATGTCGATCGGCACCGTGCGCCAATACCCCGTGCGCACCTGCCTGTCGGGCCCGGCGGCGGGCGTGGTGGGCGCGGCGGCGGTGGGGCGCGCCATCGGCAGTCTGAACCTGGTCACCTTCGACGTCGGCGGCACCAGCACCGACGTGTCGCTGGTGTGCGACGGGCGTCCGCTGTTTACTTCCCATCGGCAGGTGGCGGGCTACCCCGTCAAAACGCCCATGGTCGACATCCACGTGATCGGCGCGGGCGGCGGCAGCATTGCCTGGCTGGACGACGCGGGCGCCTTGAAGGTGGGACCGCACAGCGCGGGCGCGGTGCCCGGGCCGGTCGGCTATGGCCGTGGCGGGCAGGAGCCCACCATTACCGATGCCGAAATCGCGCTACAGCGCCTGAACCCGATCGCCTTGCTCAACGGACGCATGCCCGTGCACGCCCAAGCCGCGCGCGACGTGATCGAGCAGCGTGTGGCGCAGCCACTGGGGCTGGAACCCGAGGCCGCGGCCGAAGGTATTCTGCGCATCGCGGCGGCCAACATGAGCCGCGCCATCCGCGCCGTATCCACCGAACGCGGCTACGACCTGTCCTGCTTCGCGCTCTACGCCTACGGCGGCGCGGGGCCCTTGCACGCGGTGGAAGTGGCCGAGGAATGCGGCATCCCCGTGGTCATCGTGCCGCAGGAGCCGGGCACCATGTGCGCGCGCGGCATCTTGCTGAGCGACATCTCGTTCGACTTCGTGCAAAGCGAAATCTCGCTTGCGTCCGACGACACCTGGCCCGCCATCGCCGCTATCTTCGACGGCTTGCGCCAGCAGGCCGAGCGCTGGCTTGAAACGGAGCGCGTGGACTCGGCGCTGCGTGTGTGCCACAGCGCCATCGATGCGCGCTATGAAGGACAGAATTTTGAAGTGCAGGTCAGCCTGGATGGCGTGGACATGGGCGCGAGCGGCCACGCGGAATTCGCGCGCCGCTTTGCCGAGGCGCACGAGCGCGAATACGGCTACACCGTTGATGACCGCAAGGTGCAGATCATCAATTGCCGCATGCAGGCCGTGGGCCAGGTGGTGAAGGCGCCACTTGCGCCGCGCTACATCGGCGGCGAGCTGGAAGACGCCAGCCTGGGGCGGCGCAAGGCCTACTTCGGCGCCGTGCACGGCTGGCGCGAGACGCCCGTCTACGACCGCGACCGTGTGCCCACCGGCGCATGCTTCACCGGCCCCGCCCTGCTTGAGGAAATGAGCTCGACCACGGTGGTGGGCGTGGGCCACGCAGCCAGCGTGGACGAGTACGGCAACCTGATCATCCGTTTGCAAGGAGGCTTGCATGACTAAGCCCGAAGACGCCAAGAGCGACACCGCCACGCCCGACAATGCCAACGCCGCTGTGGCGCTGGCCGACCCCATCGGCATGGAGGTCTTCTGCAACCGCCTGCTGTCCATTACCGAGGATATGAACAACACGCTGGTGCGCGCGTCGTTCTCCACCAACATCAAGGAACGCAAGGACTGCTCCGTGGCCTTGTTCGACGCGGCCGGCAGGCTGGTGGCGCAAGGCACGCAGATTCCGCTGCACCTGGGTTCGCTGGATGGGGCCATGGGCGCAATCTTGCGCACTTACGCCGTGGATGACATCCGCGAGGGCGACGTGTTCATCTGCAACGACCCCTATCTGGCCGATGGCAGCCACCTGCCCGACATCAACATCGTCACGCCCGTGTTCTGGGACGGCGTGCTGCGCTTCTTCGCCGCCAACATCGCGCACCATTCGGACGTGGGCGGCGCGGTGCCCGGGTCCATCGCAGGCGGCTTGAAGTCGATATTCGAAGAAGGCATCCGCATCCCTGCCTGCCGCATCGCGCGCCACGGCCAGAACGATGAAGACATGCTGCGCCTGATCTGCGCCAACACCCGCGACCCCGAAGAGCGCGTGCTGGACCTGCGTGTGCAAATGGCCACCAACCGCCGTGGCGCGGCCGCCGTGCAAGGCCTGATCCGCCAGATGGGGCTGGACGCCGTGCTGCGCTCAGTGGACGACGTCATTGCCTACACGCGGCGCCGCCTGCTCAACCGCATTGCCGAACTGCAAGCGGGCAGCTACACCTTTCGCAGCGATCTGGATGACGACGGCATGGGCGGCGATCCCGTGCCCATCCAGGTGACGCTGACCGTCAGCCACGACAACCTGCACTTTGATTTTGCAGGCTCCGGTAAGCAGGCGCGCGGCGCGATGAACCTGCCGATCAATGCCTTGCGCGCCTGCGTGTACTACGCCGTGAAGGCGCTGCTGGACCCCGACCTTGCCCCCAACGCCGGCTTGTTCGACCCCATTACGCTGTCGGCCCCGGTGGGCACGATCACCAATCCGGAACATCCCGCCGCCGTGGGCGCGCGGTCCATTACCGCGCAGAAAGTCGCGGGCGCCATCTTCGGTGCCTTTCGTGGCCTGCTGCCGCCGGAAAAGACCATGGCGTCCAGCAATGATTGCTGCCCCGCCATCGTGTTTTCAGGCCGCTGGCGCGAGCGCGCGGGCCACTTCGTGTACCTGGAAACACTGGGCGGCGGCGCGGGTGCGCGCTTCGATGCGGACGGCATGGACGCGGTGCACGTACACATGACCAACACGTCGAACCTGCCCGTGGAAGCGCTGGAAAACGAATACCCCTTGCTGATGGACGAGTACGCGATGATCCAGGACTCCGGCGGCCCCGGCCGCACGCGCGGCGGCATGGCGATTGCCAAGCAGATTCGCGCGGTGGGCCCCGGCATCGTGTTCTCGGCGCGGTCGGATAGCCATACGGTGGGCGTGGCAGCGGGTGTCGATGGTGGCGGCGACGGGCGGCGTGCCCGGCTGGTGCGCAACTTCGGCACGCCGCAAGAGGAAGAACTGTTTTCCAAGACCGCCAACATCGCGTTGGAAGCCGGTGAAAGCGTGCGTATCGAAACACCGGGCGGCGGGGGCTATGGGCCGCCCGCCGAACGCACCCAGGCACGCATCGCGCAGGACCTGGCCGACGGCAAGATCAGCTTGGATGCGGCCCGCGCGGCCTACGGCATGCCAGGCGTGCGCGCGGGGGCTGCTACCCCACGTTGAGGGTCATGGAGTACTTCATCTTGTCGTGCGGGAAGGTGGTGATGGTGGCCAGCAGCAGCAAGCCGCCATCACCGTAGTAGCGGCGGGTGATGACGAAGCCGGCCGTCTTGGGTTCCACCTTGAGCTGCTTGGCGATGGTGGCGTTGATGGGCGTGGCCGAGAACTCCTGGTTGACCTCGGTGATGCGGTCGCCGAAATGGTCTTCGATCAGGCGCAGCAGCGAAATGCGCGATTTGACGTCCACGCGCACGTCCGAATGCTCGGGGTCCGCGTAGATCAGCGTGCTGGCGGCGGCGGTTCCCTGGTCATCCAGCGTTTTGATGGAGTTGATATGCAGCCAGGACTTGTCGGCGGGGCAGCCGAGTGCTTCGGCCAGCCGCTTGGGCAGCTTGATGGTGCGCACGTCCTGTACCAGCAGGGCGGCATTGCGCGCGTACTGGAGCAGGTCGGGAAATTGCGAGATGCGTTGCGTGAAGCGCGTGCTGGCGCGTGCCGTTTCCACGCGGGTGCCGACGCCGGGGCGGCGCGACACCATGCCCGCCACGGTCAGCATGCGGATGGCTTCACGGATGGTGTGGCGGCTGGCGTCGAACTGGTCGCAAAGCTCGTGCTCGGTGGGCAGCAGGGTCATCACGGGATAGCGGCCGGCGCTGATGTCCTGCGACAAGGTTTGAAAAATGCTCTTGTAGCGGGGGCCGGCGTCAATATCCGGCGCTTGCGATTCGGGCTTGCCACGCGCTTGCCGTGCTCCACCGGGGCCGGTTGCGCGCTCGGAGGATCGGGTCATTGGGGAGGCTCCTTGACTTGTTATATGGGGTTTGTACGGACGATAACCCGATTGACAACGATGTCCGGTCGGATTCATTATTTGTCCGGACATTCATGTACGGACAAAGTGTACCAACAAATCGGGGGTTCTCATGAGCAAGGTACTTGCAGTACTCGCAGCGGCAACCGTGGCCGCAGGGCTCAGCGCCAACGCCATGGCGCAGCAGAAGTTGGTGGTGGCAGGTTATGGCGGCTCGTTCGAAGACATCATGCGCAAGGACATCTTCCCGCCCTTCGCCAAGCAGCACGGCGTTGAGCTGGACTATGTGGCCGGCAATTCCACCAACACGGTGGCACGCCTGCAGGCGCAGAAAAGCAACCAGCAGATAGACGTCGCCATCATTGATGACGGCCCCATGTACCAAGCCATTGCGCTGGGCTTTTGTGCCCCCATCAAGGGACTGCCCGCCGACGACCTCTACGCCACCGCGCGTTACAAGGACGACAAGGCGGTGGCCATCGGCATCGTGGCCACCGGCATCATGTACAACAAGAAGGCTTTCGAAGAGAAGAAGTGGGCCCCGCCCACGTCGTGGAAAGACCTGAAAGATCCCAAGTACAAGAAGCTGTTGGTGGTGCCGCCGTTGAACAACACCTACGGCTTGCACGCCGTGGTGGAATACGCCCGCGAAGGCGGTGGCGGCGAAAAGAACATCGACGCCGGCTTCACCACCTTCAAGAATGATATCGGCCCCAACGTGCTGGTCTATGAGCCCTCACCGGGCAAGATGACCGAGCTGTTCTCCAGCGGCCAGGCCTTGATCTCCGTCTGGGGCAGCGGCCGCGCCAAGTCGTTCGCCGATACCGGCTTCCCGGTGGGCTTCGTGTACCCCCAGGAAGGCGCCTACGCCTTGCTGTCATCCGTGTGCCCGGTGGCCAAGCCCAACGCCAACCCCGCCGCCCAGGCCTTCGTGCAGTACCTGGTGTCGCCCGAGGTGCAGGAAAAGCTGGCCTCCGCCTATGGCTACGGCCCGGTCAACAAGAAGGCCAAGGCGGTTGACGACCCGCGCGTGCCGCTGCCGATCGGCAAGCGCGCCGATGACCTCATCGTGATCGACTGGGACACCGTCAACCAGAATCGCGACGAATGGAACAAGCGCTGGACGCGGGAAGTCGAGCGCTGACGCGCAATCGCCGGTAGTGCAATACGGGGCGGCGCGGCGCGCCGCTCACGGGAGCCTTCATGACCTATCTAGTGTTGAACCGCCTTAGCAAGCGCTATGGCGAGACCACCGCTGTGCAAGAGCTGAGCCTGTCCGTGAACCGGGGCGAATTCATTTCGCTGCTGGGGCCCTCGGGTTGCGGCAAGACGACCACCCTGCAAATGATTGCGGGCTTTGTCGAACCCACGGGCGGCAGCATCGTGCTGGACGGCCGCGATGTCAGCCGCGTGCCGGCCAACAAGCGTGGCCTGGGCCTGGTGTTCCAGAACTACGCACTGTTTCCGCACATGACGGCGGCCGAGAACGTGTCGTTTGGTCTTGAGATGCAGCGGGTCAAGAAGGATGAACGCGAGTCGCGCGTGGCTGATGCGTTGAAGCTGGTGGGCTTGTCGCACCTGGCGGACCGCCATCCCGCGCAGATGTCGGGCGGGCAACAGCAGCGGGTGGCCTTGGCCCGCGCGCTGGTCATCCGGCCCAGTGTGTTGCTGCTGGACGAACCGCTGTCCAACCTGGACGCCAAGCTGCGCGAGGAGATGCAGCTGGAATTGCGCAGCATCCAACGCACCATCGGCACCACCACCATCCTGGTCACGCACGATCAGTCCGAGGCGCTGGCGCTGTCGGACCGCATCGTAGTCATGAACCAGGGCCGCGTGGAACAGGTGGCCGAACCCTTCCAGGCTTACGAAGGGCCGGCCAGCCATTTCGTGGGCGGCTTCCTGGGCAAGGCCAATGTGTTCACGCCCAAGTCCGAGCAGTACGAAAACGAAGCGCGCGCCCGCATCGGCGAGGCGCATATTCCGATGGCCGGCGCGCCGGTGCCGCAAGGCGCGGTGATCGTGCGGCCTGAAAAGATCCTGTTTTCCGAACCTGCCGCCTGTGCCCTGCCGGGCCGCATGAAGACTCGCGTCTTCCAGGGCAACCACTGGCTATGCCAGGTGGATACGTCGGTGGGCGAAGTGATGGTGATCCGCCAGAACGACGGCGTGCCGGTGCCCGCCGAGGGCGAGGCCGTGCATTTGCGCTGGCGCGCGCAAGACATGTGCGAGGTTGCGTCCGCGCCGCAGGGCCGCCCGTCATGAGTACGCGCACCAACCCCTGGGTGCTGAGCGCGCCGGCGCTGGTGGTGTATGCCACCTTCCTGGTGGTGCCGATGGCGCTGGTATTTCTCATCAGCTTTTTCGACTTCCAGTTCTACGGCGGAATGCAGGCCACGTTCACCTGGAAGAACTACTTCGAGATCTTCAGCGACGGCTATTACTACGAGATCTACGCGCGCACGTTCGGCGTGGCCGCCGCCGTGACCGTGGCCTGCCTGGTGCTGGGCACGGCCGAAGCGTATGTGTTGTCGCGCATGGCCAACCCATGGAAGGGCTTGTTCCTGATGGTGGTGCTGGGGCCGCTCTTGATTTCGGTGGTGGTCCGCACGCTGGGCTGGGCGCTGTTGTTCGGTTCCACCGGCCTGATCAACAAGGTGTTGATGGGCATCGGCCTGACCTCGACACCCGTGGACCTGATGTACAGCAACCTGGGCGTGGGCATCGCGCTGACGCACGTGCTGGTGCCCTTCATGGTGATTTCGGTGTGGGCGTCCTTGCAACGGATAAACCCGGCTACGGAAGCCGCCGCGCTGTCGTTGGGTGCGTCGCAGTTCACCGTGATCCGCCGCGTCATCGTGCCGCAGGTCATGCCAGGCATTCTGTCGGGCGCCATCATGGTGTTTGCGATGGCGGCAAGTTCCTTCGCCACGCCGGCCATCATCGGCGGGCGGCGGCTGAAGAACGTGGCGACCGCCGCCTACGACGAATTCCTGAATACGCTGAACTGGCCGCTGGGCGCGGCCCTGGCGGTAGTGCTGCTGCTGGCGACCGTGGTGGTGTTGCTGTCGGCCAACCGCATCATCGAACGCAAGTACGGCGCCGTCTTCAACCAGGCCGGAGGCTGAGATGCAATTTCGTAACGGCCCCATCGGCCTGGTATTCCACACGCTGTTCATCCTCTTCATCCTGGCGCCGATCGTCATGGTGTGCGCGGTGGCGTTCACCTCTGAAGGCTTTATCTCGCTGCCCACCAGCGGGCTGTCGCTGCGCTGGTTCCGCGCCATTCTGGACAATCCGCGCTTCATTGAAGCGTTCTGGTTCAGCCTGGGGCTGGGTACGCTGTCGGCAACGTTGGCCATCGGCCTGGCCGTGCCCAGTGCGCTGGCGCTGGCTCGCAACCGCTTCCCCGGCCGCGAGGCGCTGGTGGCCTTCTTCCTGTCGCCGCTGATGATTCCGCATGTGGTGCTGGGGTTGGCCTTCCTGAAGTTCTTCACCACGGTGGACCTGGCCGGCACCTATGTGGGCCTGGTGGTGGCGCACGTGATATTGGTGATGCCCTACGCGCTGCGCCTGGTGCTGGCGTCGGCCACCGGCATCGACCCCGCGCTGGAGCGCGCCGCGCAGTCGCTGGGCGCGTCCAACTGGACGGCGTTCCGGCGCGTGGTGCTGCCACTGCTGTTGCCGGGCGTGGTCAGCGGTTGGGTGATCGCCTTCATTACGAGCTTTGACGAATTGACCATGTCGATTTTCATTGCCTCACCGTCCACGACGACGTTGCCGGTGCGCATCTTCCTGCACATCGAAGACACGATCGACCCGCTGGTCACCGCCGTGTCGGCCGTGCTGATCTACGTGACCATCATCGCCATCTTCATCCTGGACCGCGTGGTCGGCCTGGAAAAGCTGTTTGTAGGAAAGGGACGCTAATGACGGACGAGAAAGAACTGGCGCCCCGCGCGCCCGTGCATCGCGGCATTTATGACGCCGTGGTGATCGGCGGGGGCTTGGTGGGTTCGGCCATCGCTTATGGCTTGCGGCGCGAACTGGATCACGTGGCCGTGCTGGACGAAGGCGACGTGGCTTACCGCGCGTCACGCGGGAACTTCGGGCTGGTGTGGGTGCAGAGCAAAGGCATGGGCCTGCCGCGCTACGGCGTGTGGACCATGACGTCCGCCTCGGGCTGGCCGCGCCTGGCCGCGCAACTGCTGGATGAGACCGGCGTGGACGTGCATCTGGAGCAACGCGGCGGCCTGCACGCACTGCTGAGCGACGAAGAGGTAGAGGCGCGCGGCACGTTCATGAAGACCCTGCTGGCACAGCCCGGCATGGCGCAGTACGACTGGAAGCTGTTGGACCGCGCCGAAGTGGCCGATCTTGTGCCGGGCATCGGCCCCGATGTGCGCGGCGCCACTTGGACGCCGGTGGACGGCATAGCCAACCCGCTCAAGCTGCTGCGCGCGCTGCATGCGAGTTTTGCACAGCGGGTTGTGGATTACCTGCCGCGCCGTCCGGCGCAAGGCATCAAGCAGCGCGATGGCGTGTTCGAGATCGCGACCCCGGGCGGCACGGTGCGCGCACATAAGCTGGTGCTGGCATCCGGCCTGTCCAACAAGGAGCTGGGCACGCAAGTTGGCCTGGACGTGCCCGTGCGCCCGCAGCGCGGCCAGATCGTGGTGCTGGAACGCACGCGCCGCATGCTGGAGACGCCGTTGTCCACCTTGCGCCAGACCGATGAAGGCACCTGGCTGATCGGCGATTCGCAGGAAGAAGCCGGCTATGTGGATAACCTGGTTGGCCTGCCCATCCTGGGTACGCTGGCCGACCGTGCCGTGCGCACGCTGCCGGCCCTGCGCGACGTGCGCGTGGTGCGCAGCTGGGCGGCGCTGCGCGTGATGTCCAAGGACGGCTTTCCCATTTATCAGCAATCCGAAACGTGCCCCGGCGCCTTCGTCGCCACCTGTCACAGCGGTGTGACGCTGGCCGCCGCGCACGCGCTCAATCTGGCGCCCATGATTGTGGCCGGCAAGCTTGCCGACGACATGGCGCCCTTCTCGACCCGGAGGTTCCATGTTCAAGAGGCTTGACGAGGCGCAGCGCCAGACGCAAAGCGCGCCCGTGCGCGTGACGGTCAATGGGGCCGAACTGCAATGCCGCCCGGGCGA harbors:
- a CDS encoding AraC family transcriptional regulator, whose protein sequence is MKPETRTLYIERLDPVLRWLAAHPDADPDLHQLADLACLSPYHFHRVYRAMIGETVNATVQRLRMHRAAAALADSQASLRDVAQRAGYDSDAAFNRAFGALFGIPPGRYRAARSQPLASQEIAMYPIVIENFPGATLAVLPHQGSYQDIGPVFTRAFLLALGRGIANPESTGFGIYFDDPEQVPERQLRSLAGMVVQPDADLGDELERFDIPATRCAILTYTGPYNEMAKPYQWMFSEWLPASGMVPADIPMFEQYLNDPRTTPPAQLQTRICLPLK
- a CDS encoding LysR family transcriptional regulator — its product is MTAVLQVYICIDAIYRCAAVKNPDLNLLMHFDALMACRNVSRAAETLNISQPAMSAAMNRLRQLFGDPLLVREGGTWQPTPRALELHQNFKPLLESWHRATRTREAFDPAHSSRTLSLYATDYVQYTLLPKLIPRLAVDAPHFQLQIVPARPQHGLSMLDTNHVELIAGYFPDPAPDLRTRFLYQEPAVCIVREGHPCLRKRWNLDAYLRYGHLDLAAHTRYFSTAIDRILLGQNRSRKIVATLSSYLVCPFIVEGSDLIATMPASIARAMAGAARIVTQKVPLTLPPIAVSLYWHERYQDDPAHAWLRQYLAGVLG
- a CDS encoding Bug family tripartite tricarboxylate transporter substrate binding protein gives rise to the protein MNQGLIRSCFRIAAGVALFAAAGTATAAWPDKVIRIVVPFAAGGSTDLIARKIADGLGQRLSANVIVENRPGAGGTVGTEYVARQPADGYTMLMGSVSTHGSAPCIYSKLPYDAVKDFTPLTVVATIPNVMSVNQSVPANTLKEFVALLKKEPEKYSFASNGQGTSNHLAAELFKSTAGVSMVHVPYRGSGPALIDLVGGQVNMMMDVVMTSYPYIKDGKIKALAVTSPERSSLLPDVPTVAESGYPGYEAMVWFGMLAPANMPEPLRQQLTDGLVQTLHAPAMKTYLEQQGAQVSDVAGPAFATMIKSEISKWCGVVKQAGIRLD
- a CDS encoding hydantoinase/oxoprolinase family protein, which translates into the protein MYRIGIDVGGTFTDFTMIDEDAGVVHFHKVPSTPHDPSEAIATGIGQMLADHDVTPSQVSHVGHGTTVATNLIIERKGARVGLITTRGFRDVLEIGRQTRPHLYDYSVGKPPVAVPREFRIEVSERVSASGDVLTPLDEAQVLAAARQFEEAGIEAVTVCFLHAYRNPAHERRAAQIVAEVMPDAYISMSSDVLPEFREYERLSTTVLNAAVGPKMARYLERFLQRVRDLDISHEPHTIHSNGGLMSIGTVRQYPVRTCLSGPAAGVVGAAAVGRAIGSLNLVTFDVGGTSTDVSLVCDGRPLFTSHRQVAGYPVKTPMVDIHVIGAGGGSIAWLDDAGALKVGPHSAGAVPGPVGYGRGGQEPTITDAEIALQRLNPIALLNGRMPVHAQAARDVIEQRVAQPLGLEPEAAAEGILRIAAANMSRAIRAVSTERGYDLSCFALYAYGGAGPLHAVEVAEECGIPVVIVPQEPGTMCARGILLSDISFDFVQSEISLASDDTWPAIAAIFDGLRQQAERWLETERVDSALRVCHSAIDARYEGQNFEVQVSLDGVDMGASGHAEFARRFAEAHEREYGYTVDDRKVQIINCRMQAVGQVVKAPLAPRYIGGELEDASLGRRKAYFGAVHGWRETPVYDRDRVPTGACFTGPALLEEMSSTTVVGVGHAASVDEYGNLIIRLQGGLHD
- a CDS encoding hydantoinase B/oxoprolinase family protein; the protein is MTKPEDAKSDTATPDNANAAVALADPIGMEVFCNRLLSITEDMNNTLVRASFSTNIKERKDCSVALFDAAGRLVAQGTQIPLHLGSLDGAMGAILRTYAVDDIREGDVFICNDPYLADGSHLPDINIVTPVFWDGVLRFFAANIAHHSDVGGAVPGSIAGGLKSIFEEGIRIPACRIARHGQNDEDMLRLICANTRDPEERVLDLRVQMATNRRGAAAVQGLIRQMGLDAVLRSVDDVIAYTRRRLLNRIAELQAGSYTFRSDLDDDGMGGDPVPIQVTLTVSHDNLHFDFAGSGKQARGAMNLPINALRACVYYAVKALLDPDLAPNAGLFDPITLSAPVGTITNPEHPAAVGARSITAQKVAGAIFGAFRGLLPPEKTMASSNDCCPAIVFSGRWRERAGHFVYLETLGGGAGARFDADGMDAVHVHMTNTSNLPVEALENEYPLLMDEYAMIQDSGGPGRTRGGMAIAKQIRAVGPGIVFSARSDSHTVGVAAGVDGGGDGRRARLVRNFGTPQEEELFSKTANIALEAGESVRIETPGGGGYGPPAERTQARIAQDLADGKISLDAARAAYGMPGVRAGAATPR
- a CDS encoding GntR family transcriptional regulator; this encodes MTRSSERATGPGGARQARGKPESQAPDIDAGPRYKSIFQTLSQDISAGRYPVMTLLPTEHELCDQFDASRHTIREAIRMLTVAGMVSRRPGVGTRVETARASTRFTQRISQFPDLLQYARNAALLVQDVRTIKLPKRLAEALGCPADKSWLHINSIKTLDDQGTAAASTLIYADPEHSDVRVDVKSRISLLRLIEDHFGDRITEVNQEFSATPINATIAKQLKVEPKTAGFVITRRYYGDGGLLLLATITTFPHDKMKYSMTLNVG
- a CDS encoding ABC transporter substrate-binding protein; translation: MSKVLAVLAAATVAAGLSANAMAQQKLVVAGYGGSFEDIMRKDIFPPFAKQHGVELDYVAGNSTNTVARLQAQKSNQQIDVAIIDDGPMYQAIALGFCAPIKGLPADDLYATARYKDDKAVAIGIVATGIMYNKKAFEEKKWAPPTSWKDLKDPKYKKLLVVPPLNNTYGLHAVVEYAREGGGGEKNIDAGFTTFKNDIGPNVLVYEPSPGKMTELFSSGQALISVWGSGRAKSFADTGFPVGFVYPQEGAYALLSSVCPVAKPNANPAAQAFVQYLVSPEVQEKLASAYGYGPVNKKAKAVDDPRVPLPIGKRADDLIVIDWDTVNQNRDEWNKRWTREVER